AGCCAGTCGGCGTCGCCTGCTTCACCGAGGCGATGATGATGTCGCCCACCTCGGCGTAGCGCCGTTGCGACCCGCCGACGACGTGGATGCACATGATCTCGCGTGCGCCCGTGTTGTCTGCCACTTTCAGCCTTGTCTGAACCTGGATCATTTCTTCAACTCCCGATTGCGACTTCCAGGCCGCCGGCCCCGTAGGGCATTCGGCAAACCCTGACCATCTAGGCTACTGGGCCCTCTCCAGAATCTCCACCACGACCCACCGCTTCTCTTTGCTCAACGGGCGGGACTCCACGATGCGGACCAGATCGCCCACCTGGCACGTATTCTCGGCGTCGTGCGCCTTGAATCGGCGGCGCTGCCGAATGGTTTTGCCGTACAGAGGATGTCGTTTGAGGCGCTCAATCTGCACCACCACGGTTTTGTCCATCTTGTTGCTGGTTACGCGGCCCACCATCTGCTTGCGACGCTCCCTCATGACGCATCCTCCCCGTACCTCTGCAATTCACGCTCCCGCCAAACGGTGCGCATCCTGGCAATATCCTTCTTGACCTCTTTCAGGCGGTTGGTGTTCTTCAACTGCCCCGCCACGAACTGAAACCGCAGGTTGAGCAACTCCTGGTAGGCCTCGCTGATCTTGCGCTTCAGTTCTTCGTCCGTCATGTTGCGAATCTGGGAGACTTTCATGCTTCCTCGCCTCCGGCCTGTTCAATCCGTCGGATGAACTGGGTCTTGATGGGCAGTTTGTGAGCGGCCAGACGCATCGCCTCGCGCGCCACTTCCTCGCGGACGCCCGCGATCTCAAAGAGCACGCGACCGGGCTTGACCACCGCCACCCAGTGATCCGGCGCGCCCTTGCCGCCGCCCATACGGGTCTCGGCGGGCTTCTTGCTCACCGGCTTGTCCGGGAAGACGCGAATCCAAATCTTGCCGCCGCGCTTCACATAGCGCACGATGGCGCGGCGTGCCGCCTCCAACTGGCGGCTGGTCATCCAGCACGGCTCCAACGCCTGAAGCCCATACTCGCCGAAATGCACCTCAGCGCCGCGCTGAGCCTGGCCCTTCATCCTGCCCCGATGAACTCGCCTGTATTTCACTCGCTTTGGCATCAGCATAGTCATTCACTCCTACACCTGCGCCCCCGCCGCCATTCCCTCGTGTGGGCGCGCTGGATATCTATTCGGCTACGACGACCTCTTCGGTCTCCTCAGCCTCGGGCATCACTTCGCCCTTGTAAATCCACACCTTCACCCCGATGCGCCCGAATGTAGTCAGGGCCTCGGCTTTGGCATAGTCAATATCGGCCCGCAGCGTTTGGAGAGGAACCCGCCCCTCGCGCTGCCACTCGCGCCGCGCCATCTCCGAGCCGGAAAGCCGCCCGCCGCACATGATGCGGATGCCCTGCGCGCCGGCCCGCATGGTCCGCGAAATTGCCTGTTTCATGGCGCGCTTGTGGGAAATGCGGCGCTCCAACTGCTCCACGATGCTCTCGGCAACCAGGTACGCATCCAGTTCAGGGCGCTTGATCTCCTTCACCTCAATGCGTACCTTCTTGCCCGTCATCTCTTCCAGGTGCTTGCGCAGGTCGTTAACGCTGGCGCCGCGCCGGCCGATGACAATGCCCGGCTTGGCCGTGTGCAGCGTAACGATGATCTGCTTCGCGAACCGCTCAATCTCTATCTTGGAAAGCCCCGCCTTCTGCAAGCGGTCGCGAACGATGTTGCGAATCTTCAGGTCCTCGCGCAGAAACTCCGCGTACTGAGGCCCCTGCGCGTACCAACGCGCATCCCAAGTCTTGTTGATTCCCAGCCGATATACTGTCGGATGAACCTTGCGCCCCAAAGTCTACCTCCTGCCAAACGTTTCAGCGGCCAGCCTGTCTAGGCCTCTTCCCGCGGGCTAAGCACCACCGTGATGTGCGACGAACGCCGAATGATGGGCTTGAAACGGCCCCTCGCGCCGAACCTCCGCCAGCGGCGGCTTGGCGCCTGGTCCACGAATATCTTCGCAATGTAAAGATCATCGCGCGAAAGTTCCATGTTCTCCTCGGCATTGGCGATGGCCGAACGGATCACCTTCGCCACCGGTCTGGCCGCCGCCTGCGGCATGACCTTCAGCCGCGCCAATGCCTCATCTGCACCCAGGCCGCGCACCTGGTTGGCCACCAGCCGCGCCTTCAGGGGTGATATTCCGCTGTATTTCAATACCGCCCTAACTTCCAAGTCCATTCTGACAACCTCTGTCATGCAATCTGTCGGGCTGCCGTACAGAGCGCAACCCCAACGCTACCTGCCTTTGACCTTCGTGCCCTTTTCTTTGTACGAGTGGCCCCGGAACAGTCGCGTGGGCGCGAACTCACCCAACTTGTGCCCCACCATGTTCTCGGTGATGTACACGGGCACATGCCGGCGACCGTTATGGACCGCAATCGTATGCCCCACCATCTGGGGAAAGATCGTGGACGCGCGCGACCAAGTCTTGATCACCTTCTTCTCGCCGCTCTTGTTCATCTCCTCAATGCGCTTGAGGAGTTTGGGATCCACGTAAGGGCCTTTCTTCAAAGACCTAGACACTGTTCACCTCCAGCAAATGCCTGACTACCACTACCGCTTCTTGGTTCTGCGGCGGACGATCATGGGATCGGTCCGCTTATTGCGCCGCGTCTTGTAACCCAGCGTGGGCTTGCCCCACGGCGTCTTGGGCCCGGGCATGCCGATGGGCGACCGACCTTCGCCACCACCGTGCGGGTGATCGCGCGGCGTCATCGCAGACCCACGCACGTGAGGCTTGCGGCCCAGCCACCGCTTGCGGCCTGCCTTGCCCAGGCTGATGTTGGAATGGTCGGTATTGCCGACCTGGCCGATGGTGGCCTTGCAGGTCTGGGCCACCAGGCGCACCTCGCCCGAAGGCAGGCGAATCTGCGCATAGTCGCCTTCCTTGGCCAGCAACTGGGCCGCCGTGCCCGCGGAGCGCACCAACTGCCCGCCGCGCCCAGGGTACAGTTCAATGTTGTGAATCATCGTGCCCAGAGGGATATTCGCGATGGGCAATGCGTTGCCAGGACGAATCTCCGCGTCGGGCCCCGACATCACCGTCTGCCCCACCATCAGGCCGATGGGCGCGATGATGTAGCGCCGCTCGCCGTCCGCGTACAGCAGCAGGGCGATACGCGCCGAGCGATTCGGGTCGTACTCAATGGACTCCACCCGCGCGGGCACGCCGTCCTTGTCCCGGCGGAAGTCAATGACCCGATACATGCGCTTGTGGCCGCCACCCCGGTGGCGCACCGTTACGCGCCCGAACACGTTGCGGCCGGCCGTCTTGCGCAGCGGCTGCAACAGGCTTCGCTCTGGCTCTTCGCGCGTGATCTCTTCAAATGTTGAGACTGACATCCCCCGCCTTCCCGGCGAGGTCGGCTTGTAAATCTTAATCCCCATGGAAACCCCTCACGGATTCATGATTCTGGGCGAACTGTTCGCGCTACACACCCTCAAAGAACGTGATCTTATCGCCCGGAGCCAGCGTTACAACCGCCTTCTTCCAGGCCGACTTGGAGATGACTTGCCGGCGGCCGTAGCGTCCCATCCTGGCCGGAACGTTGATGATGTTCACGTCCACCACCTTCACGTTGAACGCGGCCTCCACCGCCTGCTTCACCATGATCTTGGTCGCCCGCCGGTCCACCTCAAACACGTACTTGGACTGCGCGTGCAGCGCATCCGATTTTTCGGTGAGCACCGGGCGTCGCAGCACTTCGTAGATGTTCATGGCTCTCAACCCCTTCCGCTAGCCCAAGAATGACTCAATCGCCTGGATGGCCGAGACGGGCATGACTACGTAGTCGTATGTCAGCAGGTCGCGCACGTTCAGGTAATGCGCCCGCAGCGTCTTGACATCCGGCAGGTTGCGCGCCGAGAGTTCCACCACCTCGTTGCGCTCCGGCAGCAGGATGAGCGCCGAGCCGCCGCCCGCCAGGTTGTCCACAACCTGCCGCATAACCTTGGCCTTCGGCTCGTCCAGCGCCAGGTCCTGCACCACGATGATCTGCTCCTCGGCCGCCTTCACCGACAGCGCGCTGCGCAGCGCCATTCGGCGCATCTTGCGCGGCATAGCCTGGGCATAACTGCGCGGATGTGGCCCGAAAACAATCCCGCCCTTGCGCCAGTGCGGGGCGCGAATGCTCCCCTGGCGCGCGCGGCCCGTGCCTTTCTGCCGCCACGGCTTCCGCCCGCCGCCGCGTACTTCCGATCGCGTCTTCGTATCCGCCGTGCCCAGCCGCGCGTTCGCCAGTTGCCGCAGCAGCGCCTGGTGCATAACCGGCTCGTGAATCGGCGCGGCAAAGATATCATCGCGCAGTTCCACTTCGCCGACGACTTCGCCTTCCAGATTTCGCAATGGAACCAACATCTTTATCCTACTCCTTGCCGGTCGGGGCAGCCCACGAGTTTCCCGCGCCCCGCCTGAGGTCAGATTGCTATTGCTTCACGGCCTCGCGGATGAGCACCAGCCCGTTCTTGCCGCCCGGCACCGCCCCCCGCACCAACAGCAGGTTGCGCTCCGGATCCACCATGACGACCTGAAGGTTCTGGCTTGTGGTCTTCTGGTTGCCCATGTGCCCCGCCATGCGCGTGCCCTTGTATACCCGTCCGGGCGTGGTGCCCGAGCCGATGGACCCAGGCGCGCGATGCCGGTCCGACTGACCGTGGGTGGCAGGCCCGCCGCCAAACCCGTGCCGCTTCACCACGCCAGCGAAGCCGCGCCCTTTGGACAGGCCCGTGATGTCCACCTTGTCCCCAGGCTTGAACAGGTCTACCAGCAGTTTCTGCCCCACTTCGTACCCGCTGACATCGGACATCCGCAACTCGCGCAAGTGCCGCAGCGGAGGCAGGTTCACTTTCTTCAGCCGCATCCATTCCGGGCGAGTCAACTTGCGCTGCTCGGTCTCCTCAAAGCCAATCTGGATCGCCGAGTAGCCATCCGTCTCAACGGTCTTCTTCTGCGTTACGTAGCAGGGCCCCGCCTCTATCACCGTAACGGGAATCACCTTACCCGACTCGTCAAAGATGCGGGTCATTCCCAGTTTTCTTCCGAGTAATCCTTTCATACCACTCCTCACCAAACACTGCCCTCACGTACAACGACAATAAGTCCTGTTCTCGGCAGCGGTGTCTCAAGAGTTACGCCGGGCCTACAGTTTGATCTCCACATCCACGCCAGCCGGCAGGTTCAGGCGCATCAGCGTATCAATCGTCTTGGATCCGGGGTCTATCACATCCACCAGCCGCTTGTGCGTCCGAATCTCAAACTGCTCGCGCGAGTCCTTGTCCACGAAGGGGCTACGCTGCACGACGAACCGCTCTATCTTCGTCGGCAGGGGAACCGGCCCCACAACCACAGCGCCGGTGCGCTCCGCAGTCTCCACGATCTGCCGAACGGACTGATCCAGCACACGATGATCATACGCCTTGATGCGAATTCGGATTCTCTGCTTCGCCATGTACCCCACTCCCCACAAGGGTCGGGGATAGAGGTTGCTCCATCCCCGACCTCAGTTTGCCAACAAGCCTATTCCAAAATCTCGGTGATGACGCCTGCA
Above is a genomic segment from Chloroflexota bacterium containing:
- the rpmC gene encoding 50S ribosomal protein L29: MKVSQIRNMTDEELKRKISEAYQELLNLRFQFVAGQLKNTNRLKEVKKDIARMRTVWRERELQRYGEDAS
- the rplC gene encoding 50S ribosomal protein L3, whose translation is MKGLLGRKLGMTRIFDESGKVIPVTVIEAGPCYVTQKKTVETDGYSAIQIGFEETEQRKLTRPEWMRLKKVNLPPLRHLRELRMSDVSGYEVGQKLLVDLFKPGDKVDITGLSKGRGFAGVVKRHGFGGGPATHGQSDRHRAPGSIGSGTTPGRVYKGTRMAGHMGNQKTTSQNLQVVMVDPERNLLLVRGAVPGGKNGLVLIREAVKQ
- the rpsC gene encoding 30S ribosomal protein S3 → MGRKVHPTVYRLGINKTWDARWYAQGPQYAEFLREDLKIRNIVRDRLQKAGLSKIEIERFAKQIIVTLHTAKPGIVIGRRGASVNDLRKHLEEMTGKKVRIEVKEIKRPELDAYLVAESIVEQLERRISHKRAMKQAISRTMRAGAQGIRIMCGGRLSGSEMARREWQREGRVPLQTLRADIDYAKAEALTTFGRIGVKVWIYKGEVMPEAEETEEVVVAE
- the rplP gene encoding 50S ribosomal protein L16, which codes for MLMPKRVKYRRVHRGRMKGQAQRGAEVHFGEYGLQALEPCWMTSRQLEAARRAIVRYVKRGGKIWIRVFPDKPVSKKPAETRMGGGKGAPDHWVAVVKPGRVLFEIAGVREEVAREAMRLAAHKLPIKTQFIRRIEQAGGEEA
- the rplV gene encoding 50S ribosomal protein L22 — its product is MEVRAVLKYSGISPLKARLVANQVRGLGADEALARLKVMPQAAARPVAKVIRSAIANAEENMELSRDDLYIAKIFVDQAPSRRWRRFGARGRFKPIIRRSSHITVVLSPREEA
- the rplB gene encoding 50S ribosomal protein L2 → MGIKIYKPTSPGRRGMSVSTFEEITREEPERSLLQPLRKTAGRNVFGRVTVRHRGGGHKRMYRVIDFRRDKDGVPARVESIEYDPNRSARIALLLYADGERRYIIAPIGLMVGQTVMSGPDAEIRPGNALPIANIPLGTMIHNIELYPGRGGQLVRSAGTAAQLLAKEGDYAQIRLPSGEVRLVAQTCKATIGQVGNTDHSNISLGKAGRKRWLGRKPHVRGSAMTPRDHPHGGGEGRSPIGMPGPKTPWGKPTLGYKTRRNKRTDPMIVRRRTKKR
- the rpsS gene encoding 30S ribosomal protein S19, whose product is MSRSLKKGPYVDPKLLKRIEEMNKSGEKKVIKTWSRASTIFPQMVGHTIAVHNGRRHVPVYITENMVGHKLGEFAPTRLFRGHSYKEKGTKVKGR
- the rpsJ gene encoding 30S ribosomal protein S10, with amino-acid sequence MAKQRIRIRIKAYDHRVLDQSVRQIVETAERTGAVVVGPVPLPTKIERFVVQRSPFVDKDSREQFEIRTHKRLVDVIDPGSKTIDTLMRLNLPAGVDVEIKL
- the rplD gene encoding 50S ribosomal protein L4; this encodes MLVPLRNLEGEVVGEVELRDDIFAAPIHEPVMHQALLRQLANARLGTADTKTRSEVRGGGRKPWRQKGTGRARQGSIRAPHWRKGGIVFGPHPRSYAQAMPRKMRRMALRSALSVKAAEEQIIVVQDLALDEPKAKVMRQVVDNLAGGGSALILLPERNEVVELSARNLPDVKTLRAHYLNVRDLLTYDYVVMPVSAIQAIESFLG
- the rpsQ gene encoding 30S ribosomal protein S17; this encodes MRERRKQMVGRVTSNKMDKTVVVQIERLKRHPLYGKTIRQRRRFKAHDAENTCQVGDLVRIVESRPLSKEKRWVVVEILERAQ
- the rplW gene encoding 50S ribosomal protein L23, translated to MNIYEVLRRPVLTEKSDALHAQSKYVFEVDRRATKIMVKQAVEAAFNVKVVDVNIINVPARMGRYGRRQVISKSAWKKAVVTLAPGDKITFFEGV